A portion of the Segatella copri DSM 18205 genome contains these proteins:
- a CDS encoding DEAD/DEAH box helicase, producing the protein MNKINDNIVDISYQQTGKSSNTNELGMREMQAKAYEVRNHRFLLIKAPPASGKSRALMFIALDKLKNQGIKKVVVAVPEKSIGRSFQNTDLMKYGFFADWRVAQQYNLCDNNLCDTTDEKVKAVRFKNFFHQDKNNILVCAHATLRNGMKEISDEEFNDCLLAIDEFHHTSADVNSGLGDIVRRVMNNSTGHIVAMTGSYFRGDGVPVLRAEDEARFFPVTYNYYQQLNGYRYLKNLVLGYHFYHGSYLDHIAEVLDTTKKTIIHIPSVNSRASSGLGKYTEVDEIIKIIGKVEERDYNNGGIYHIRTKDGRLLKVADLVEDHAETRNLVQGYLQRIKKRDDVDIIIALGTAKEGFDWQWCEECLTIGVRGSLTEVVQIIGRCTRDCEGKETAKFVNMIGMPDANQPDVKVAVNDFLKAITASLLMEQVMAPSWHFKTVKDVDSDEGSPLDARTLVIEGLKPLSSEKTKMIVEEQLDDLKASILQDELVVKAISGSTTAETITKTLIPKVIREKYPDLSEDEVEEVRQRLLLDTLVKGGEVVDDKGNPIDFDASANDEEKESEGNRLIKLANRMINIDQLSINLIDSINPFQRAYEVLSKNVDKQTLKIIQDTMAEQKFDMTIEQAMMLFKGPYKRWVAEHDGLRPDINDPDPKVRELAAAFQKLKNLKIRKMMGLEYEPEK; encoded by the coding sequence ATGAACAAGATAAATGATAATATCGTTGATATTTCGTATCAGCAAACGGGTAAATCGAGTAATACGAATGAACTCGGTATGAGAGAGATGCAAGCCAAGGCTTACGAAGTCCGCAACCATCGCTTTCTGCTTATCAAGGCGCCACCTGCATCTGGCAAGAGTCGCGCCTTGATGTTCATCGCCCTGGATAAGCTGAAGAATCAGGGCATCAAGAAGGTTGTAGTGGCTGTACCGGAAAAGAGTATCGGCCGCTCCTTCCAAAACACCGACCTGATGAAGTATGGCTTCTTCGCCGATTGGAGGGTGGCGCAACAGTATAATCTTTGCGATAATAATCTTTGCGATACTACCGACGAGAAAGTTAAGGCGGTACGCTTTAAAAATTTCTTCCATCAAGATAAAAACAATATCCTGGTTTGCGCCCATGCTACCCTCAGAAACGGCATGAAGGAAATAAGTGACGAGGAGTTTAATGATTGCCTCTTGGCGATAGATGAGTTCCATCATACTAGTGCTGATGTGAACAGCGGATTGGGCGATATTGTGCGCCGGGTGATGAATAATTCCACCGGTCATATTGTTGCCATGACGGGCAGTTACTTCCGTGGCGATGGCGTTCCGGTGTTGAGGGCAGAGGATGAGGCCCGTTTCTTCCCGGTAACCTACAACTATTATCAGCAACTCAACGGTTATCGCTATCTCAAGAACCTTGTCCTGGGCTATCACTTCTATCACGGCAGTTATCTCGACCATATCGCCGAGGTGCTGGATACTACCAAGAAGACCATCATCCATATTCCGAGTGTCAACTCCCGAGCATCCAGCGGTTTGGGTAAATACACGGAGGTGGATGAAATCATCAAGATTATCGGTAAGGTAGAGGAACGGGATTACAACAATGGCGGCATCTATCACATCAGAACCAAGGACGGCAGACTACTGAAGGTTGCCGATCTGGTGGAAGACCACGCCGAGACCCGCAATCTGGTGCAGGGATATTTGCAGCGGATAAAGAAGCGTGATGATGTAGATATTATCATCGCTCTGGGTACTGCCAAGGAAGGTTTCGACTGGCAATGGTGTGAGGAATGTCTGACCATCGGTGTGCGTGGCTCGCTGACCGAAGTGGTGCAGATTATCGGAAGATGCACCCGTGATTGCGAAGGCAAGGAAACCGCCAAGTTTGTGAACATGATAGGAATGCCTGATGCCAATCAGCCCGATGTGAAGGTGGCGGTGAACGACTTTCTGAAAGCCATTACCGCATCGCTTCTGATGGAGCAGGTGATGGCGCCTAGTTGGCATTTCAAGACGGTGAAGGATGTGGATAGTGATGAGGGTAGTCCGTTGGATGCCCGTACCCTGGTGATAGAGGGCTTGAAACCTTTGTCGAGCGAGAAGACGAAGATGATTGTAGAGGAGCAGTTGGATGATTTGAAGGCTTCTATCTTGCAAGACGAACTGGTGGTGAAAGCCATCAGCGGAAGTACTACGGCTGAAACCATCACCAAAACGCTCATTCCGAAAGTGATTCGTGAAAAGTATCCGGATTTGAGCGAGGACGAAGTGGAAGAAGTTCGTCAGCGCCTGCTGCTTGATACCCTTGTCAAGGGTGGTGAAGTGGTGGATGATAAGGGAAATCCTATCGATTTCGATGCTTCGGCAAACGATGAGGAGAAGGAGTCGGAAGGCAATCGCCTCATCAAACTGGCAAACCGAATGATTAACATCGACCAGTTGAGCATCAATCTGATTGATTCCATCAATCCTTTCCAGCGTGCTTACGAAGTGTTGTCGAAGAATGTGGATAAACAGACCCTGAAGATTATCCAGGACACGATGGCTGAACAGAAATTCGATATGACCATCGAACAGGCGATGATGCTGTTCAAGGGGCCCTATAAGCGATGGGTGGCAGAGCATGACGGTCTGCGCCCAGACATCAATGACCCTGATCCGAAGGTAAGGGAACTGGCTGCTGCATTCCAGAAACTCAAGAACCTGAAGATTCGAAAGATGATGGGATTGGAGTATGAGCCGGAAAAGTAA
- a CDS encoding HU family DNA-binding protein, translating into MAKYKLQELNDLRDEGKRRVYPKMVTNRTLSRKEFVKMMQNYHRGISESTTEAVLTDVVDMLTDMLSMGYNVNLEGFGTFSLSLAFEDEKPREILNPDDKMTYRKVGVKDINFKASPEFIKEVKRETDRDLERDMGGVKVIRKQLYSKEERIARALEVIEKNGVLTLGDYASINNLSRTSASMELKELTCDKSSPIDSLGRGSHKVWVKRKE; encoded by the coding sequence ATGGCTAAGTACAAGTTGCAAGAGTTGAATGATTTGCGTGATGAAGGCAAGCGCAGAGTTTATCCCAAGATGGTGACCAACCGTACACTATCCCGAAAAGAGTTCGTCAAGATGATGCAGAACTACCATCGCGGTATTTCGGAAAGTACCACGGAGGCTGTATTGACCGATGTGGTTGATATGCTGACAGACATGCTCTCCATGGGGTACAACGTGAATCTGGAAGGTTTCGGCACCTTCTCCCTCTCCCTCGCTTTCGAGGATGAGAAGCCTAGGGAAATTCTGAATCCAGATGATAAGATGACGTACCGCAAGGTGGGTGTGAAGGACATCAACTTCAAGGCGTCTCCTGAGTTTATCAAGGAGGTGAAGCGTGAAACCGACCGTGACCTGGAGCGTGATATGGGTGGTGTAAAGGTTATCCGTAAGCAGCTCTATTCCAAAGAAGAGCGCATCGCCCGTGCCCTGGAGGTGATAGAGAAGAACGGAGTCCTCACCCTAGGCGATTATGCCTCCATCAACAACCTGAGCCGTACTTCTGCCTCTATGGAACTGAAGGAGCTGACCTGTGATAAATCTTCCCCGATAGATTCACTAGGCCGCGGCAGCCATAAGGTTTGGGTGAAGAGAAAAGAATAA
- a CDS encoding biotin/lipoyl-containing protein gives MKEFKYTIDGKEYKVQIDAVEGNIASVNVNGEAYKVEMEQEAEPEKKKVVLGQPAASSDDAEATPAANVNTANAVKAPLPGTITSIEVAVGQEVKAGDTVVVLEAMKMQNNIEAEKDGKVTAICVKPGQAVLEEDALVVIE, from the coding sequence ATGAAAGAGTTTAAATATACAATTGACGGAAAAGAATACAAGGTTCAGATTGACGCTGTTGAGGGTAACATCGCAAGCGTGAACGTGAATGGCGAAGCTTACAAGGTTGAGATGGAACAGGAGGCTGAGCCAGAGAAGAAGAAGGTTGTGCTTGGTCAGCCAGCTGCTTCATCTGATGATGCTGAGGCTACTCCAGCTGCCAACGTAAATACAGCCAATGCTGTAAAGGCTCCTCTCCCTGGTACTATCACCAGCATCGAGGTAGCTGTTGGTCAGGAGGTGAAGGCAGGTGATACTGTTGTCGTTCTCGAGGCTATGAAGATGCAGAACAACATCGAGGCTGAGAAGGATGGTAAGGTTACTGCTATCTGCGTTAAGCCTGGTCAGGCTGTGCTCGAAGAGGATGCACTCGTAGTAATCGAGTAA
- a CDS encoding acyl-CoA carboxylase subunit beta: protein MSKQVEKIKELIAKREQARLGGGEKAIEKQHARGKYTARERIEMLVDAGSFEEYDMFKLHRCTNFGMEKKQYLGDGVVAGSATIAGRLVYVYAQDFTVNGGSLSETMAQKICKVMDMAMTMGAPVICMNDSGGARIQEGICALAGYGEIFERNILASGVIPQISAIMGPCAGGAVYSPGLTDFIIMKEQTSYMFLTGPKVVKTVTGEDIDAEHLGGASVHATKSGVTHFAAKTEEEAIEMIKSLLSYIPSNNTEEAPRVECTDPIDRMDDTLNEIIPDDPNQAYDMYKVIGAVTDNGEFFEIQPKFAKNIITGFARFNGQSVGIVANQPAAYAGVLDVNASRKAARFVRFCDAFNIPIVSLVDVPGFLPGTGQEYNAVILHGAQLLYAYGEATVPKITITLRKSYGGSHIVMGCKQLRADLNFAWPSSEIAVMGASGAVAVLCGKEAKAKKEAGEDVKAFLAEKEQEYTDKFANPYQAAQYGYIDDVIEPRNTRFRICRGLAQLATKRQSLPAKKHGCMPM from the coding sequence ATGAGCAAACAAGTAGAAAAGATTAAGGAGCTGATCGCTAAGCGCGAACAGGCTCGTCTTGGCGGTGGCGAGAAGGCCATCGAGAAGCAGCATGCACGTGGCAAATATACCGCTCGTGAGCGTATCGAAATGTTGGTAGATGCCGGCAGTTTCGAGGAGTATGATATGTTCAAGTTGCACCGTTGCACTAACTTTGGCATGGAGAAGAAGCAGTACCTCGGTGATGGTGTTGTAGCTGGTAGCGCTACTATAGCTGGCCGTCTGGTTTACGTATATGCTCAGGACTTCACCGTAAATGGTGGTTCACTCTCTGAGACTATGGCACAGAAGATCTGCAAGGTAATGGATATGGCTATGACTATGGGTGCACCTGTTATCTGCATGAACGACTCTGGTGGTGCTCGTATTCAGGAAGGTATCTGCGCCCTCGCTGGTTATGGTGAGATTTTCGAGCGCAACATCCTCGCTTCTGGTGTTATCCCACAGATTTCTGCTATCATGGGCCCTTGCGCCGGTGGTGCCGTTTACTCTCCAGGTTTGACCGACTTCATCATCATGAAGGAGCAGACTTCTTACATGTTCCTGACTGGTCCTAAGGTTGTCAAGACCGTAACTGGTGAGGACATCGATGCAGAGCACCTCGGTGGTGCATCTGTTCACGCAACCAAGAGTGGTGTAACCCACTTCGCTGCTAAAACTGAGGAAGAGGCTATCGAGATGATCAAGAGCCTGCTCTCTTACATCCCTAGCAACAATACAGAAGAGGCTCCACGCGTAGAGTGCACAGACCCAATCGACCGCATGGACGATACTCTGAACGAGATTATCCCAGACGATCCAAACCAGGCATACGATATGTATAAGGTGATTGGTGCTGTAACCGATAACGGAGAGTTCTTCGAGATTCAGCCTAAGTTCGCCAAGAACATCATCACAGGTTTCGCCCGCTTCAATGGTCAGAGCGTTGGTATCGTAGCCAACCAGCCAGCAGCTTACGCAGGTGTACTCGATGTAAACGCTAGCCGCAAGGCAGCCCGCTTCGTCCGTTTCTGCGATGCCTTCAATATTCCTATCGTATCTCTGGTTGACGTACCAGGATTCTTGCCAGGTACAGGTCAGGAGTACAACGCTGTCATCCTCCACGGTGCACAGTTGCTCTACGCTTACGGCGAGGCTACCGTGCCAAAGATTACTATCACATTGCGTAAGAGCTATGGTGGTAGCCACATCGTGATGGGTTGCAAGCAGTTGCGTGCCGACTTGAACTTCGCTTGGCCATCTTCAGAGATTGCTGTAATGGGTGCCAGCGGTGCCGTTGCCGTTCTCTGTGGTAAGGAAGCTAAGGCTAAGAAGGAAGCTGGCGAGGATGTAAAGGCATTCCTGGCTGAGAAGGAGCAGGAGTATACTGACAAGTTCGCTAATCCATATCAGGCAGCTCAGTATGGTTACATCGATGACGTCATCGAGCCACGTAACACCCGTTTCCGCATCTGCCGTGGTTTGGCTCAGCTCGCTACCAAGCGTCAGAGCTTGCCAGCTAAGAAGCATGGCTGTATGCCAATGTAA
- a CDS encoding nucleotidyltransferase domain-containing protein, whose amino-acid sequence MTTITREHLEDEVLKSIQKKAESIMPKDAKVILFGSRARRDAKADSDWDILVLLNKDKIDEQDHDNYTYPLWELGWQINQMIHPIVYSMKDWNCKKGSPFYNNVEEEGVMLC is encoded by the coding sequence ATGACGACAATAACAAGGGAACATCTTGAAGATGAGGTACTCAAGTCGATTCAGAAGAAAGCGGAGTCGATTATGCCGAAAGATGCCAAGGTTATCCTTTTCGGGTCAAGGGCTAGAAGGGATGCTAAAGCAGATTCCGACTGGGACATCCTTGTGCTTTTGAACAAGGATAAGATAGATGAGCAGGATCATGATAATTACACCTATCCTCTTTGGGAATTGGGATGGCAAATCAATCAGATGATTCACCCGATAGTGTATTCGATGAAGGATTGGAACTGCAAAAAGGGTAGTCCCTTTTATAATAATGTAGAAGAGGAAGGGGTGATGCTATGCTAG
- a CDS encoding GIY-YIG nuclease family protein has translation MDIDKELEDIFSDPLMDVSYQEAKLFDVPADMKGVMAQKKDAPDHVAQRKLCENFAQFKPLFEQVHQDLKTGKRQLQRISKTTSLLAGRYYLVDGQMVLLYEIIEKKKGTNGLPDGRTRCIYENGTESDIYLQTLRKSVVASGYAITETLEETDAHFFNPEDVKQEDQVTGYIYVLRSKSENPEIRNIKNLYKIGFSTNRVEERVANAEHEPTYLMAPVEIVSTYKIVNMHSQKFEDLVHQVLQTVNFRFKVADDKGEMHEATEWYQVPLEIIDSIIQKIMNGTIIYFAYNKEQQCLEQRIEKKPSQLNLSGLKVLTLIIEKQYFEEIVSGVKTEEYRSLKQTTLNKYTYIDEADGKRYLRRFDAIRFYVGYHSDRDSAVVQVLDTTYEDGLVTYHLGKVLEVIRGKENK, from the coding sequence ATGGATATTGATAAAGAATTAGAAGATATATTCAGCGATCCCTTGATGGATGTTTCCTATCAGGAGGCAAAACTCTTCGATGTGCCTGCCGACATGAAAGGCGTAATGGCTCAGAAGAAGGATGCGCCCGACCATGTGGCGCAAAGAAAACTGTGTGAGAATTTCGCACAGTTTAAGCCGCTCTTCGAACAGGTGCATCAGGATTTGAAGACCGGTAAGCGACAGTTGCAGAGAATCTCGAAGACGACGAGCTTATTGGCTGGACGCTATTATCTTGTAGATGGTCAGATGGTTTTGTTATATGAGATTATTGAGAAGAAAAAGGGTACTAATGGTTTGCCCGATGGCAGAACCCGTTGTATCTATGAAAATGGTACGGAGTCGGATATCTATCTCCAGACACTTCGCAAGAGTGTGGTGGCAAGTGGTTATGCCATCACCGAAACTCTGGAGGAGACGGATGCTCATTTCTTCAATCCTGAGGATGTGAAGCAGGAAGACCAGGTGACGGGTTATATCTACGTGCTTCGTTCGAAATCAGAGAATCCGGAAATTCGTAACATCAAGAATCTCTATAAAATAGGTTTCTCTACGAATCGGGTGGAGGAGCGTGTGGCAAATGCCGAGCATGAGCCTACTTATCTGATGGCACCTGTAGAGATAGTAAGCACTTACAAGATAGTGAACATGCACTCTCAGAAGTTTGAGGACCTGGTGCATCAGGTGTTGCAGACGGTGAACTTCCGTTTTAAGGTGGCTGATGATAAGGGAGAGATGCATGAGGCTACGGAATGGTATCAGGTTCCGCTGGAAATCATCGACAGTATCATTCAGAAAATCATGAATGGCACTATCATCTACTTTGCCTACAATAAGGAACAGCAATGTCTGGAGCAGCGGATAGAGAAAAAGCCATCGCAGTTAAATCTGTCGGGCTTGAAGGTTTTGACGCTGATTATCGAGAAACAGTATTTCGAGGAGATTGTATCTGGTGTGAAGACCGAGGAGTACCGTTCGCTGAAGCAGACCACGCTTAACAAATATACTTATATTGATGAGGCTGATGGCAAGCGTTATCTCCGTCGTTTCGATGCGATAAGGTTTTATGTGGGTTATCATTCGGATAGGGATAGTGCCGTGGTTCAGGTATTGGACACCACCTATGAGGATGGCTTGGTAACTTATCATCTCGGAAAGGTATTGGAGGTGATAAGGGGAAAGGAAAATAAATAA
- a CDS encoding HesA/MoeB/ThiF family protein produces the protein MIDLTEEQIERYSRHILLQDVGLEGQEKLLNAKVLIIGAGGLGSPVALYLAAAGVGHIGIVDADVVDLSNLQRQVIHQTKDLNTPKVESAKEKMIAINPDVEVTTYHTFLASDNAEEIIKPWDFVIDCTDNFPVKFLINDACVRLGKAFSHGGILRFQGQTFTHLPGTACYRCFFKEPPPAGTVPTSSQAGVLGAIAGMLGTIQAAEALKYFLGVGELLTDRLLTFDAKTMNFRTIKVKKRASCEICGDHPTIDHLIDYEQAACDLKHH, from the coding sequence ATGATAGATTTAACAGAAGAACAGATAGAAAGATACAGCCGCCACATCCTCCTTCAGGATGTAGGCCTCGAGGGACAGGAAAAGCTCCTCAATGCCAAGGTGCTCATCATTGGTGCCGGAGGCTTGGGTTCCCCAGTTGCCCTCTACCTCGCTGCGGCTGGCGTGGGACATATCGGTATCGTGGATGCCGATGTGGTTGACCTCAGCAACCTGCAACGACAGGTCATCCACCAGACCAAGGACTTGAACACCCCTAAGGTGGAAAGCGCCAAGGAGAAGATGATTGCCATCAATCCTGATGTGGAGGTAACAACCTACCATACCTTCCTCGCCTCAGACAATGCCGAGGAAATCATCAAGCCATGGGATTTCGTCATTGATTGCACCGACAACTTCCCGGTGAAGTTCCTCATCAATGACGCCTGTGTGCGACTGGGCAAGGCATTCTCGCATGGCGGCATCCTGAGATTCCAGGGACAGACCTTTACCCACTTGCCAGGCACGGCATGTTACCGTTGCTTCTTCAAGGAACCACCTCCAGCAGGCACTGTTCCTACCTCTAGCCAGGCAGGAGTCCTTGGTGCCATCGCTGGTATGCTCGGAACCATCCAGGCTGCCGAGGCGTTGAAGTACTTCCTCGGTGTGGGCGAACTGCTCACCGACCGATTGCTCACCTTCGATGCCAAGACGATGAACTTCCGCACCATCAAGGTAAAGAAGCGTGCATCCTGCGAAATCTGCGGCGACCACCCTACCATCGATCATCTCATCGACTATGAGCAGGCAGCGTGTGATTTGAAACACCACTAA
- a CDS encoding class I SAM-dependent DNA methyltransferase: MAKKQQLSYKEIESRLESFKTKVVPASEVGYEILKAFGKSEKDVSRYKEGKGVLKTFDGLLIKGLFCYQAVDTLHLTTRLEALKTDAQVKKAAPKIIAVSDGEILLACDTRENDTYEQKLVKMHSDFGFFYPLMNVERVHTTAENPADVKAAEKLAKLHDEIRAYNEYNSDDDLHDLNIFITRLLFCFFAEDTGIFAENLFTNFIKQFTKEDGSDLGEMLGQAFQVMNVPNKERSEELTKEINQFPYVNGGLFASDIPIPKMGYKARKIIIECGDLDWKDINPDIFGSMIQAVVNPDVRAKEGMHYTSVPNIMKVINPLFMDDLRGEYKKLEEFYEQKKNLLDMSALSQNQFIDECKPIINGCNKLMVRMSKMKFFDPACGSGNFLIITYKQLRLLEMDILHLRKKCTPEQMLDFIDGSCIRLEQFFGIELLDFPHEVAMLSLWLAEHQMNNKFHADFGVNVAALPLHNINQIKCGNACRMDWEVVCPHTKDEEVFVFGNPPYLGSKLQTKEQKEDISYVFGKLKNSKILDYITIWFYLGAKYIHESKAKYAYVSTNSICQGEQVSVLWPQILKMNEEIAFAYTSFKWTNNAKYNAGVTVVIVGVFNKSNNKKLLFTSDKQIESSVINPYLSVGTETIVYKDVHTPDGYPKLCFGCMPYDNGNLLFNKVEYEDFIAKYSSFSKYLRMMYGSEEFINGKPRYCLWIDEQDADEALKNEEIARRVERTKELRLDSTDAACLKLAEKPYQFREHPILDRDKIIIPRVSSERRKYIPMGFLDKGTVISDSAFAIYDASLWLFGFLTSEMHMVWVRTVGGRLKTDYRYSAGLCYNTFPFPSISDTKKSEIEEAATNVLLARENYPEKTLADLYDPEKMPEDLRTAHEELDAIVESCYPGAPFPNDEARLECLFKLYEKMTANK; the protein is encoded by the coding sequence ATGGCAAAGAAACAGCAACTCAGCTATAAGGAAATCGAATCCCGATTAGAATCGTTTAAAACTAAAGTGGTGCCAGCCTCTGAGGTTGGCTATGAGATACTGAAGGCTTTTGGTAAAAGCGAAAAGGATGTGTCGAGATACAAGGAAGGAAAGGGTGTCTTGAAGACATTCGACGGCTTGCTTATCAAAGGCTTGTTCTGCTATCAGGCTGTAGATACTTTGCATCTTACCACCAGGTTGGAGGCATTGAAGACCGATGCTCAGGTAAAGAAGGCTGCACCAAAGATTATTGCGGTGAGCGATGGTGAAATCCTCCTTGCTTGTGATACTCGTGAGAATGATACTTACGAGCAGAAACTCGTCAAGATGCACAGCGACTTTGGCTTCTTCTATCCTTTGATGAATGTTGAGCGAGTACACACTACGGCAGAAAACCCTGCCGATGTGAAGGCTGCTGAGAAACTTGCCAAGCTGCATGATGAGATTCGTGCTTATAACGAATATAATAGTGATGACGACTTGCACGACCTCAATATCTTCATTACCCGCCTGCTCTTCTGTTTCTTTGCCGAAGACACAGGTATCTTTGCCGAAAATCTCTTTACCAACTTTATCAAGCAATTTACCAAGGAAGATGGTTCCGATCTCGGCGAGATGCTAGGTCAGGCATTCCAGGTGATGAATGTGCCAAACAAGGAGCGTTCGGAAGAACTTACCAAGGAAATCAATCAGTTTCCTTACGTGAATGGCGGTCTTTTTGCCTCTGACATTCCTATCCCAAAGATGGGTTATAAGGCTAGAAAGATTATCATCGAATGCGGCGACTTGGATTGGAAGGACATCAATCCGGATATTTTCGGTAGTATGATTCAGGCGGTGGTGAATCCTGATGTGCGTGCCAAGGAGGGTATGCACTACACCAGTGTGCCTAATATCATGAAGGTAATCAATCCGCTCTTTATGGATGATTTGAGAGGGGAATATAAGAAACTGGAAGAGTTTTACGAACAGAAGAAGAACCTGCTTGATATGAGTGCCTTGTCTCAAAATCAGTTTATTGACGAGTGCAAACCAATCATTAATGGTTGCAATAAGTTGATGGTAAGAATGAGCAAGATGAAGTTCTTTGACCCAGCTTGTGGTAGTGGTAATTTCCTGATTATCACTTATAAGCAGTTGCGCTTGCTCGAAATGGATATTCTGCATCTCCGCAAGAAATGTACGCCTGAGCAGATGCTCGACTTTATTGATGGTTCGTGCATCCGTTTGGAGCAGTTCTTTGGAATAGAACTTCTCGACTTCCCTCACGAGGTAGCCATGCTTTCGCTCTGGCTTGCTGAGCATCAGATGAACAACAAGTTTCACGCCGATTTTGGTGTGAATGTTGCTGCCTTGCCTTTGCATAATATCAACCAGATAAAATGTGGTAATGCCTGTAGAATGGATTGGGAGGTAGTATGCCCACATACCAAGGATGAAGAAGTGTTTGTATTTGGAAATCCGCCGTATTTGGGGAGTAAATTACAAACCAAGGAGCAGAAAGAAGATATAAGTTATGTCTTTGGTAAATTAAAGAATAGTAAGATACTGGATTATATCACAATTTGGTTCTATTTGGGAGCAAAATATATTCATGAATCCAAAGCCAAGTACGCTTATGTGAGTACAAACTCAATATGCCAAGGAGAACAAGTATCTGTGCTTTGGCCTCAAATTTTGAAAATGAATGAAGAAATAGCTTTTGCTTATACTTCTTTCAAATGGACCAATAATGCAAAATATAATGCCGGTGTTACTGTTGTGATTGTTGGGGTGTTCAATAAGAGTAATAATAAGAAACTATTGTTTACCTCCGACAAACAAATAGAATCTTCTGTGATAAATCCTTATTTATCTGTAGGAACAGAAACGATAGTATATAAGGATGTTCATACACCTGATGGCTATCCGAAATTATGCTTTGGCTGCATGCCTTATGATAATGGTAACTTGTTGTTTAACAAAGTTGAATATGAAGATTTTATAGCCAAATATTCATCATTCTCTAAGTATTTGCGAATGATGTATGGTTCTGAAGAATTTATAAATGGGAAGCCTAGATACTGTTTGTGGATAGACGAACAGGATGCTGATGAGGCATTGAAAAATGAAGAAATTGCAAGGCGTGTAGAAAGAACTAAAGAACTTCGGTTGGATAGTACTGATGCTGCTTGTTTGAAATTGGCAGAAAAACCTTATCAGTTTAGAGAGCATCCGATATTAGATAGAGACAAGATTATCATTCCTCGTGTATCGTCTGAAAGGCGAAAGTACATTCCTATGGGATTTTTGGACAAAGGAACTGTTATTTCAGATTCAGCTTTCGCTATCTATGACGCATCACTATGGCTCTTTGGCTTTCTTACCAGCGAGATGCACATGGTGTGGGTTAGAACAGTAGGAGGCAGATTAAAGACTGATTACAGATATTCCGCAGGTCTCTGTTACAACACTTTCCCCTTCCCATCCATCTCCGACACCAAGAAGTCTGAGATAGAAGAGGCGGCAACGAATGTGCTTCTGGCTCGTGAAAACTATCCAGAGAAGACGCTTGCAGATCTTTACGACCCGGAAAAGATGCCGGAGGATTTGCGTACTGCACATGAGGAACTGGATGCCATCGTAGAAAGCTGCTATCCTGGCGCTCCGTTCCCAAATGATGAGGCTCGATTGGAATGCCTCTTCAAACTCTATGAGAAAATGACAGCTAACAAGTAA
- a CDS encoding type II toxin-antitoxin system RelE/ParE family toxin produces the protein MAKVTLRNSFLQIYKETTDYSYQNFGRLCVQRFDESLQAIINRLSKHPLSSPREPMLKRFHRPYHSAIIKENWKIIYRYDEANDLVIFVDLWDMRRSPRYLIRQFKRKL, from the coding sequence ATGGCTAAAGTAACACTACGCAATAGCTTTCTTCAAATTTATAAAGAAACAACCGACTATAGTTATCAAAACTTTGGTCGACTTTGCGTTCAAAGATTTGACGAAAGCTTGCAAGCAATAATAAACAGACTTAGCAAACATCCTCTTTCTTCACCCAGAGAGCCTATGCTTAAGCGATTCCACCGTCCTTACCATAGTGCAATTATCAAGGAGAATTGGAAGATTATCTATCGCTACGACGAAGCCAACGACCTCGTCATTTTCGTAGATTTATGGGATATGAGAAGAAGTCCTAGATATCTGATTAGACAATTCAAAAGAAAACTATAA